The Lynx canadensis isolate LIC74 chromosome A2, mLynCan4.pri.v2, whole genome shotgun sequence DNA segment AATCAAGTCATACTGCTACTATGGCTGAGCCTAGACTTATCTTTACAGAATCCTCTTCCTGCTGCCTGATCCCAGGTCTCTGTCCCTGGTCCCTGGGTTCACACCAGGGTGGAGTCCTTCCCTGAGCCCCCTGGCCTGTGGCCCAGCATGCTGCGCATCTCATGGGTGATCCCTTCCCAGTGCCCCCTGCCAGCTGACAGTGTCCGGTGCATGCGGGATAAAGGCAGgctgccctcccagcctcctcccttgGCCGTAGGCGCTGTAGCAGCACCCGTGGGTCTGACGGGGTCCCCAGGTTCTGGGAAGGATGAGTAGGGGGTCCGGTGGTGGGTACCCTGCTGGGGCTGAGCCCTGGGGCTGGCCTTGGAGACTTCAGCAGGACGGACAGGATCCTCTTCAAAGTGCGGTGGGGGCAGTTCGTGGAGGCCACGGCGGGTGGCCCGGGCAGCTCGGACCAGAGTGTGGGTCAGTGCCGCCACCAGGACCAGAGCACCCACTCCGAGGATGGAGGCGGCGGCTGCACCTGTCTCGATCTCAAAGAGCAGCAGGGCGTAGATGGACAGTGCTGGAAAAACAAACGGCTCTCATTCACTTAGTCCACAAACGTTTGCTCCCCAAACCCTGGGAGAGCTCCCCAAACAGAGGGCAGTCACAGACACCCACACAACATGCTAGGCACACAGCTTCACCCATCTAATCCTCTCACATCGTTGTCACATCCATTTCACTATAAAATGGCAAACTTCCGTGCCTTATCATGTGTACTTGACTACAACTGAAACAACCCAGATCTCAGGCTTTCTGAATCCTGGTGATTAACTTTCAGTGAATCACagcccctctctggcctcaggtTGCTGGTCTGAACAAGACTGTTGCTGACCTGACCTTGAGGACCGACCTGTACTAGTTTTCTGTTGGCTTGTCCAACGCCCAGTTGgcatcattctttttgatgaggACTGTCCTGTGCATGGTAGGACATTGAGCAGCTTTCTACCCACGAGGCACAATAGCGTTCCCTCCTGCCCTGTCATGACAATCAAAGATGTCTCCAGATATCGCCAAATGTTCGCTGGGTCAGCAGAATCAGTTcccattgagaaccactggtctagtgCTTACCCTCACCCTGATTGCTAACGTAGGAGCACTGACCCACCTCTCTGGCATCAGTGTTATGTATGGTAGTAGGCTTGGCCAATCAGAGCATTGATTCCTCCGGTTATAGTGATTGGTGCAGGGCTAGCACATGATCCGAGCTCAGCCAATCAGAGCCTGTCCTGGGACTGCTGACTGGGATACGGGTAGGGAGGAATTTTCTTACAGCAGCAGCAGGGGACTTGGTGGTGGAGAAGCCCAGAGTGAATGGAAGACTTCTTGACACTTTGTGGGCTGTTTTTATGCTTTCTTCAGCTCtgcacttttgtttaaaaaaaaaaaattgggggcgcctgggtggcgcagtcggttaagcgtccgacttcagccaggtcacgatctcgccgtccgtgagttcgagccccgtgtcaggctctgggctgatggctcagagcctggagcctgtttccgattctgtgtctccctctctctctgcccctcccccgttcatgctctgtctctctctgtcccaaaaataaataaacgttgaaaaaaaattttttaaataaaaaaaaattgtttttatttcatttttcagggggggcaggggcagagagagagggagatctgaagcaggctccaggctctgagctgtcagcacagagcccgatgcggggctcgaactcacggagtgtgagatcgtgacctgagctgaagtcggacgcttaaccgacggagccacccaggcgcccctacacttttgcttttaagatgCCACACTGCATCATGTTTGACATATTAAAATGAGGCCAAGGACCTTTTTTgctctaaacattttttaaagcgtgtgtgttttgctttgtttttttaattattcttttggCTCTGGTCAGCAACGATGGCTAATTGGATGATTGGCTGGACGTGGTCAGGAATTCTTGCTGAGTGAGGTCACCTAACCTCAAAAAAGAATCTAAATGGGAGCTGAACAAATTCTTAATTTAACACTTAATGAGGCTGACatggttacctttttttttttctctctttgcgAGTTTTCTTGTATATTAGAACGAGCATATCTTATTCTCCAAgtctccaacatttttttttttttttttttgccagcctGTGAAAAGGCTCAAGGTCGTGGGCATCGTGTCAAAAGCACTTACAGACACAGGCATCTTTCTCAGGGGATAGCAGATTAACAGGTGACGCAAGAGGCATTTCTGATTACCGTGTTTGATCACCTGGATCCAGCTGCACCTGAGGCCAACCACCCGTGACCTTTACAGATACACGAGTCACCCCCtccactctcctttttttttttattttttttaacgtttatttatttttgagacagagagagacagagcatgaacgggggaggggcagagagagagggagacacagaatcggaagcaggctccgagccatcagcccagagcccgacgcggggctcgaactcacggaccgtgagatcgtgacctgagctgaagtcggacgctcaaccgactgagccacccaggcgcccctccactctcctttttttaaagaaaactcacaTCCGGAGCATTTTATTAAGTCAAGCAACAAAAGTTCTGCAGGGTTCCCTGCACGTGATATACCCGTATGTACCCCTGTATTCCCATAATGAACCCTAGGCTCGCATctcacaaagaaatattttaagtatatctTCTAAACTTCTGTTGCTCTGTCGCAGGAATAAGAGTGAGGCAATCATCGCAAATCCCTTGTTTTTCATTCAgctggaaattattttcttccagtaaAACAGGTCGCTTAGCGATCTAATGTGTGATTCAGCACCGAACCTGCAGCCCCATCAACACATTTTCCAAGatgagaacaaaacagaagatatCAGGAGTCTCTTTAAAGAGACTTGATGATTTGATTCCTTTACGAGCAAGCGTGGGTGAGAGACTGTTGAGCTAAGAAAAGTTATTACAAGTCAGGGAAG contains these protein-coding regions:
- the TMEM221 gene encoding transmembrane protein 221, with product MARSYGGRVLAAMTLLGIPAAVLAALGAQLLFQLQAGRAELRGMRTDGLGPELDAGPGLPEDAAGALLPLAAALAALALVLGLTSLLLAALCGHLGAELARGPGPGRSDWFLYDCRLLRHVALGLFCCGVSVYLAALSIYALLLFEIETGAAAASILGVGALVLVAALTHTLVRAARATRRGLHELPPPHFEEDPVRPAEVSKASPRAQPQQGTHHRTPYSSFPEPGDPVRPTGAATAPTAKGGGWEGSLPLSRMHRTLSAGRGHWEGITHEMRSMLGHRPGGSGKDSTLV